A window of the Yersinia rochesterensis genome harbors these coding sequences:
- a CDS encoding succinate dehydrogenase iron-sulfur subunit, which translates to MKLEFSIYRYNPDVDNAPHMQDYTLEAEEGRDMMLLDALIQLKEKDPTLSFRRSCREGVCGSDGLNMNGKNGLACITPVSALQKGNKKIVIRPLPGLPVVRDLVVDMGQFYTQYEKIKPYLLNDGKNPPAREHLQSPEQREKLDGLYECILCACCSTSCPSFWWNPDKFVGPAGLLAAYRFLIDSRDTETTARLDDLDDAFSVFRCHSIMNCVSVCPKGLNPTKAIGHIKSMLLQRSA; encoded by the coding sequence ATGAAGCTTGAGTTTTCAATTTATCGCTATAACCCGGACGTCGATAACGCGCCGCATATGCAGGATTATACCCTCGAAGCGGAAGAAGGCCGGGATATGATGTTGCTGGATGCCCTTATCCAGTTAAAAGAAAAAGATCCGACGCTGTCGTTTCGTCGCTCATGCCGTGAAGGTGTTTGTGGCTCAGACGGGTTGAATATGAATGGCAAAAATGGGCTGGCATGCATTACACCGGTTTCGGCTTTGCAAAAAGGCAATAAAAAGATTGTGATTCGCCCATTACCGGGGTTGCCGGTGGTGCGGGATTTAGTGGTCGATATGGGGCAGTTTTATACTCAATATGAGAAAATTAAACCTTACCTGTTGAATGATGGCAAAAATCCGCCAGCACGTGAGCATTTACAATCGCCGGAACAGCGCGAAAAACTGGATGGTTTGTATGAATGTATCCTGTGTGCCTGTTGCTCCACATCTTGCCCGTCATTTTGGTGGAATCCGGATAAATTTGTTGGCCCAGCAGGGTTACTGGCTGCCTATCGCTTCCTGATAGATAGCCGTGATACTGAAACAACAGCACGTTTGGATGATCTGGACGACGCTTTTAGTGTTTTCCGCTGCCATAGCATCATGAATTGTGTCAGTGTTTGTCCTAAAGGCCTTAACCCGACCAAAGCAATTGGTCACATTAAGTCTATGTTGTTACAGCGTAGCGCATGA